In Shouchella patagoniensis, the following are encoded in one genomic region:
- the sda gene encoding sporulation histidine kinase inhibitor Sda, giving the protein MTIYEIPTKLMQEAFVEAKKLKLQEDFTDIFKNELIRRSVDFTSDGS; this is encoded by the coding sequence ATGACGATATATGAAATTCCTACAAAATTAATGCAGGAAGCATTTGTAGAAGCAAAGAAACTCAAACTACAAGAAGATTTTACAGACATTTTTAAAAATGAATTAATCCGAAGGAGTGTTGATTTTACTAGCGATGGTAGCTAA